From the Bacteroidota bacterium genome, one window contains:
- a CDS encoding mechanosensitive ion channel family protein, with product MNEISTTLHQTFLDNTLGDYLWFFGILILGLVLKKFLSKLLSRLLYRIFLRYGKHVGVEKFIDLLSAPVGFLILVIIVYAACDRLRFPTEWHLVPDNVFGVRFVLIQVFQGTMVLAITWIITRAIEFVGLVMKSRAAQTESRLDDQLVPFVKEIAKVIVAGVGFLIMLAVTFDLDVLSLVAGLGIGGLAIALAAKETLENLLGSFTIFLDKPFIVGDQVKVGTVEGSIESIGFRSTRIRALDRMLVTMPNKKMVDAELINETARTVRRAKFSIGLLYSTRPEQMKAIIQDINNLLHAHDLIDANPVVRFEQFSQSSLDILIIYIVKTPVFEEFLQVKEEINFNILDIVRRNGSDFAYPSLSVFMNSGQNENTDSPSVT from the coding sequence ATGAACGAAATCAGTACAACCCTACATCAGACTTTTTTAGATAATACCCTTGGGGATTATCTCTGGTTTTTCGGTATCCTGATTCTTGGTCTCGTTTTGAAAAAATTTCTTTCGAAACTTTTGAGCAGACTTCTTTACAGGATTTTTCTCAGGTATGGAAAACATGTCGGGGTTGAAAAGTTCATAGATCTATTATCTGCTCCCGTCGGTTTTCTCATTCTGGTCATCATCGTTTATGCCGCCTGTGACCGCTTAAGGTTCCCTACTGAATGGCATCTTGTTCCTGACAATGTTTTTGGAGTACGCTTTGTATTGATCCAGGTTTTTCAGGGTACAATGGTACTTGCTATTACCTGGATCATCACCCGGGCAATCGAGTTTGTCGGACTTGTCATGAAATCTCGTGCCGCGCAAACCGAATCCCGTCTCGACGATCAACTGGTTCCTTTTGTAAAAGAAATCGCCAAAGTCATTGTTGCCGGTGTCGGGTTTCTGATTATGCTTGCCGTGACTTTCGATCTGGATGTATTATCGCTGGTTGCGGGATTAGGAATCGGTGGACTGGCCATAGCTCTGGCTGCAAAGGAAACACTGGAAAACCTTTTGGGCTCCTTCACCATTTTCCTAGACAAACCTTTTATTGTCGGTGATCAGGTGAAGGTTGGGACTGTCGAAGGCTCAATTGAGAGCATTGGATTCAGGTCAACCCGCATTCGCGCACTTGACAGGATGCTTGTGACCATGCCAAATAAGAAAATGGTGGATGCGGAACTGATTAACGAAACTGCACGAACTGTTCGCAGAGCGAAATTTTCTATTGGGTTACTTTATTCAACTCGTCCTGAACAAATGAAGGCGATTATTCAGGATATAAATAATTTGCTTCATGCGCACGATTTGATTGATGCCAACCCTGTTGTTCGCTTTGAACAATTCAGTCAGAGTTCTCTTGATATTCTAATCATTTATATAGTGAAAACACCCGTTTTTGAAGAGTTTCTCCAGGTAAAAGAAGAGATCAATTTTAATATTCTTGACATCGTCCGCAGGAATGGAAGTGATTTTGCTTATCCTTCGCTTTCAGTATTTATGAATTCCGGACAAAATGAAAATACCGACTCTCCATCAGTAACCTGA
- a CDS encoding Glu/Leu/Phe/Val dehydrogenase: MSEQTATVESARLKELIRRFEEKRPEIVFEWKDPETEAEGWIVINSLRGGSAGGGTRMRKGLDMREVESLAKTMEIKFSVSGPPIGGAKSGINFDPADPRKKGVLERWFKAVMPLLKTYYGTGGDLNVDEIHDVIPITEKLGLRHPQEGTVVAHFNATEERKSAIIEQLRKGVKKRLDDAHFSPDINKNITVADMITGYGVAESVRHEYLLQGASIEGKRVIVQGWGNVGAAAGYYLAQMGAKIVGIIDRNGGVLNKAGYTFEQVRELYLNRNGNQLVAKEMLPLEAIKKEIWSTEAEIFIPAAASRLLHREHIKGLIGKGLEIISCGANVPFADNEIFFGPIAEYADSHVTVIPDFIANCGMARVFRYLMGDQVEISDKAIFNDVSECIGGALKEVRQRHPDPTRLSQAALEWSIEKLI; this comes from the coding sequence ATGAGCGAACAAACTGCGACTGTTGAATCAGCAAGACTTAAAGAATTAATCCGTCGTTTTGAGGAAAAACGACCTGAAATTGTATTCGAATGGAAGGATCCTGAGACTGAAGCCGAGGGATGGATAGTAATAAATTCCTTGCGTGGAGGATCTGCCGGTGGTGGTACGCGCATGAGAAAAGGGCTGGATATGCGTGAGGTAGAATCCCTGGCCAAGACAATGGAAATCAAATTTTCGGTGAGCGGACCACCAATCGGTGGTGCTAAATCCGGAATCAACTTTGATCCTGCTGATCCCCGAAAAAAAGGAGTATTGGAACGCTGGTTCAAAGCTGTGATGCCCTTGTTAAAGACCTATTATGGTACCGGTGGTGATTTGAATGTGGACGAAATCCATGATGTCATCCCGATCACAGAAAAGCTGGGTCTGCGTCACCCTCAGGAAGGTACAGTGGTTGCCCACTTTAATGCTACTGAAGAACGTAAATCAGCGATTATCGAACAGCTGCGCAAGGGAGTCAAAAAAAGACTGGACGATGCACATTTTTCACCTGATATAAATAAAAATATAACCGTCGCTGACATGATCACCGGATATGGTGTTGCGGAATCAGTCAGGCATGAATATTTATTGCAAGGTGCTTCAATTGAAGGGAAACGTGTGATCGTGCAGGGTTGGGGAAATGTTGGAGCCGCTGCAGGTTATTATCTCGCTCAAATGGGAGCAAAGATTGTTGGAATCATTGACCGAAATGGCGGGGTATTAAATAAAGCAGGCTATACCTTTGAGCAGGTCAGGGAGCTCTATTTAAACCGGAACGGTAATCAACTTGTTGCAAAAGAGATGTTGCCCCTGGAGGCAATCAAGAAGGAAATCTGGTCAACAGAAGCTGAGATTTTTATTCCTGCGGCCGCATCCAGACTCCTGCACCGTGAACACATTAAAGGTTTGATAGGCAAAGGTCTTGAAATAATATCCTGTGGAGCGAATGTACCTTTTGCCGATAATGAAATTTTCTTTGGGCCGATAGCGGAATATGCTGATTCTCATGTGACCGTTATTCCGGATTTCATCGCGAATTGCGGAATGGCGAGAGTGTTCAGATACCTCATGGGGGATCAGGTTGAAATCAGTGACAAGGCAATCTTTAATGATGTATCCGAATGTATTGGCGGTGCATTGAAAGAAGTTCGTCAACGCCACCCTGATCCAACTCGTTTGAGTCAGGCTGCATTGGAATGGTCCATTGAGAAACTGATCTGA